From Massilia sp. WG5, a single genomic window includes:
- a CDS encoding citrate synthase, with protein sequence MQPLSFSVQPSDTAKAKEDYLSSREAAAILEIKASTLYTYVSRGLIRATAQRGRKERMYLREDIEALKARSQARNGHAAVAASALQWGQPVINSRITAITPEGPRYRGHLATVLAEQAAGFENVVELLWTGVLVHERFTWPIEPIPEHVGGLLTSLETDEHGLPKIMQAFSITTSALDLPVMEEMRRGASITLGHQILFVLAGCCGLLGPQRRFVAPTGRKSIAQHALEAIGGAVDEETVRAIDKALIISADHELGSATFVARIAASSGASLQACIAAALATHSGTALAAGCDRIEDLVRGCDNVQQLKRVVQDVERSRGRLMSFDLQLYPNGDPRAQRLIELAKSRARQPRRAELIYRLVEEIEQQLGMRANIEVGLVCLTAALELPDRSAAALWTLGRSAGWVAHVFEQRLAGYVLRPRAQFELGDT encoded by the coding sequence ATGCAACCGCTTTCATTTTCTGTTCAACCTTCCGATACAGCCAAAGCGAAGGAAGACTATCTATCGTCGCGCGAGGCGGCAGCGATCCTGGAAATCAAGGCGTCGACCTTGTACACCTATGTCAGCCGCGGCCTCATCCGAGCGACGGCCCAGAGGGGGCGCAAGGAGCGGATGTACTTGCGGGAGGACATCGAAGCACTCAAAGCCCGCAGTCAGGCGCGCAACGGGCATGCCGCAGTGGCCGCTAGCGCACTGCAATGGGGCCAGCCGGTCATCAACTCGCGCATTACCGCTATTACGCCCGAGGGGCCGCGTTACCGCGGCCACCTGGCTACGGTGCTCGCCGAGCAGGCCGCCGGATTTGAAAACGTAGTGGAACTGTTATGGACCGGAGTGCTGGTGCACGAGCGTTTTACTTGGCCGATCGAGCCGATTCCGGAACACGTGGGCGGCTTGTTGACCAGCCTGGAAACCGATGAGCATGGCCTGCCAAAAATCATGCAGGCGTTCTCGATCACTACCTCGGCGCTGGACCTACCGGTCATGGAGGAAATGCGCAGGGGTGCCAGCATTACCCTTGGCCACCAGATCCTGTTCGTGCTGGCCGGCTGCTGCGGCCTACTGGGCCCACAGCGGCGTTTCGTCGCGCCAACTGGCCGCAAGTCGATCGCGCAGCATGCACTGGAGGCGATCGGAGGGGCGGTCGATGAAGAGACGGTGCGCGCAATCGACAAGGCGCTTATCATCAGCGCAGACCATGAGCTCGGCTCGGCTACCTTCGTCGCGCGCATCGCCGCATCGAGCGGCGCCAGCCTTCAGGCGTGCATTGCGGCGGCACTGGCGACCCACTCCGGCACCGCACTTGCCGCCGGTTGCGACCGGATCGAGGACCTGGTCCGCGGCTGCGACAATGTACAGCAACTCAAGCGGGTGGTGCAGGATGTTGAGCGCTCGCGCGGGCGCCTGATGAGTTTCGACCTGCAGCTTTACCCGAACGGCGACCCGCGCGCGCAAAGGCTGATCGAGTTGGCGAAGTCGCGCGCGCGGCAGCCCCGACGGGCAGAACTGATCTACCGCCTGGTGGAGGAAATCGAGCAGCAGCTGGGCATGCGCGCCAACATTGAAGTCGGGCTCGTATGTCTTACTGCCGCACTCGAGCTGCCAGACCGCTCGGCCGCAGCGCTATGGACGCTCGGCCGCAGCGCAGGCTGGGTCGCACATGTGTTTGAACAGCGGCTGGCCGGGTACGTGCTGCGCCCGCGCGCGCAGTTCGAGCTCGGTGACACCTGA
- a CDS encoding MarR family winged helix-turn-helix transcriptional regulator, whose translation MTAKTKEHRVHEIAGAILKHWHEAVPNDRLAHLIKDATRAFLRSLQIRLAKAGVAIGHWTFLRILWEKDGLTQRELSIAAGVMEPTTLVALRSMEDLGYITREHAEGNKKNLHVFLTPEGKRLKRKLIPLAEEVNALAVEGLSDQEVVNMRRGLLLMIENLARAEAEENQQPAGRAASAKKPRGSRPA comes from the coding sequence ATGACCGCAAAAACAAAAGAACACCGTGTCCATGAAATTGCGGGTGCCATCCTGAAGCACTGGCACGAAGCCGTTCCCAATGACCGCCTGGCACACCTGATCAAGGATGCGACGCGGGCTTTCCTGCGCTCCTTGCAGATCCGGCTTGCGAAGGCCGGTGTCGCAATCGGTCACTGGACCTTCCTGCGTATACTTTGGGAGAAGGATGGGCTGACTCAGCGAGAGCTTAGCATCGCGGCCGGTGTAATGGAGCCAACTACACTGGTCGCGCTGCGCAGCATGGAGGACCTGGGTTACATTACGCGTGAGCACGCCGAGGGCAACAAGAAGAACCTCCACGTGTTCCTGACGCCGGAAGGCAAGCGCCTCAAGCGTAAGCTCATACCGCTGGCCGAGGAAGTCAATGCGCTGGCCGTCGAAGGGCTGAGCGACCAGGAAGTCGTCAACATGCGGCGTGGTCTGTTGTTGATGATCGAGAACCTTGCGCGCGCCGAAGCGGAAGAAAATCAGCAGCCAGCAGGCAGGGCCGCGTCGGCCAAAAAACCGCGCGGAAGCCGGCCGGCATAA
- a CDS encoding 2Fe-2S iron-sulfur cluster-binding protein has protein sequence MVACFKITIADTGQQFDCGPDDTVSRAALRAGLGMPYECNVGACGSCKIELLDGEIVSNWPEAPALTDRDRARRRVLGCQSRPASDCTIKVRLGNHYVSRIRPQRVAAVLTSVHDVTHDIREFRFQPESPLAFLPGQYALINCAGFNGPRAYSMSNTARDDGSLHFQIKRVHNGVGTTILFDRLGPGDTVTLDGPYGLAYLRTESPRDIVCIAGGSGLAPMLSIARGAAADPATAARKLHFFYGGRCATDICGEELLSALPGFGARLFFHPVVSMPELDSNVSWSGRVGFVHQAVQEVMGQSLADHEIYFAGPPAMTQAVQQLLSQNGVPREQVHYDAFY, from the coding sequence ATGGTTGCATGCTTCAAGATAACGATCGCAGACACTGGCCAGCAGTTCGACTGCGGGCCGGACGATACCGTCTCTCGCGCCGCATTGCGCGCTGGCCTCGGGATGCCTTATGAATGCAATGTGGGAGCCTGCGGTTCGTGCAAGATCGAATTGCTCGACGGTGAAATCGTTTCGAACTGGCCGGAGGCGCCGGCGTTGACCGACCGCGACCGAGCCCGCCGACGGGTACTGGGTTGCCAGTCGCGGCCGGCGAGCGATTGCACCATCAAAGTCCGGCTAGGCAACCACTACGTCAGCAGGATCCGACCACAGCGTGTTGCGGCCGTCCTGACCAGCGTCCACGACGTAACCCACGACATCCGCGAATTCCGCTTCCAGCCCGAGTCGCCGCTTGCTTTCCTGCCTGGGCAGTATGCCTTGATTAATTGCGCGGGCTTTAACGGGCCGCGCGCCTATTCGATGTCGAATACCGCCCGCGACGACGGTAGCTTGCATTTCCAGATCAAAAGGGTGCACAACGGCGTGGGCACCACGATCCTGTTCGATCGGCTGGGTCCGGGCGATACCGTTACCCTGGATGGCCCATATGGGTTGGCCTACCTGCGTACCGAAAGCCCGCGTGACATCGTGTGCATTGCCGGTGGGTCAGGGTTAGCGCCAATGCTCTCCATCGCGCGAGGAGCTGCGGCCGATCCTGCTACGGCGGCGCGCAAGCTCCATTTTTTCTATGGGGGACGCTGCGCGACGGATATCTGCGGTGAAGAGTTGCTTTCCGCGCTGCCCGGTTTTGGCGCGCGCCTGTTCTTCCATCCGGTCGTCTCGATGCCCGAGTTAGACAGCAATGTGTCGTGGTCGGGCCGCGTTGGATTCGTGCACCAAGCGGTGCAGGAGGTGATGGGGCAAAGCCTAGCCGATCACGAAATCTATTTCGCCGGGCCGCCCGCGATGACGCAGGCGGTCCAGCAGTTGCTGTCGCAGAATGGGGTGCCGCGCGAGCAGGTACACTACGACGCGTTCTATTGA
- a CDS encoding IS5 family transposase: MKPAPQKYRTTNWKTYNEALKARGSLLIWLDPAMKWHGQPSGKRGRNQMFSDQAIQFCLSIKCLFNLPLRQAMGMTQSLLHLAGLDWPAPDYSTVSRRQKTLQVAIGAVPTTTGLHLLVESTGIKMLGEGEWKTKKHGADYRRQWRKVHLGIDASTLEIRAMEVTDNSIGDAPVLPGLLDQIPADERIASVSGDGAYDTRDCHEAIALRAAHAIIPTRKNAKPWKTNRRGADARNDILYTTRRLGRAIWKKWSGYHRRSLVETKMRCFKLLGERVMARDFDRQVAELQVRAAVLNRFTRLGRPVTVPVL, from the coding sequence ATGAAACCAGCTCCTCAGAAGTACCGCACCACGAATTGGAAGACGTACAACGAAGCCCTCAAGGCACGTGGCTCGCTGCTCATCTGGCTTGACCCGGCGATGAAGTGGCATGGGCAGCCGAGCGGCAAGCGCGGGCGCAACCAGATGTTCAGCGACCAAGCGATTCAGTTCTGCCTGAGCATCAAGTGCCTTTTTAATTTACCACTGCGCCAAGCCATGGGCATGACGCAAAGCCTGTTGCACCTGGCTGGACTTGACTGGCCGGCGCCGGACTACAGCACTGTAAGCCGGCGGCAAAAGACACTCCAGGTCGCCATCGGAGCGGTACCCACGACGACGGGTTTGCATCTGTTGGTGGAAAGCACCGGCATCAAGATGCTGGGCGAAGGCGAATGGAAGACGAAAAAGCACGGTGCAGACTATCGCCGCCAATGGCGCAAGGTGCATCTCGGGATTGACGCGTCCACGCTCGAAATCCGGGCCATGGAAGTGACCGACAACAGTATTGGCGACGCGCCCGTCCTACCAGGGCTACTTGATCAGATTCCTGCCGACGAGCGCATTGCCAGCGTCAGCGGCGATGGCGCTTACGACACGAGGGACTGCCACGAGGCCATCGCTTTGCGTGCCGCGCATGCCATCATCCCGACCCGCAAGAACGCCAAACCCTGGAAAACGAACCGCCGCGGTGCGGATGCACGTAACGACATTCTGTACACGACACGCAGGCTGGGCCGGGCGATCTGGAAGAAATGGAGCGGCTACCACCGGCGCAGTCTTGTCGAAACCAAAATGCGCTGCTTCAAACTGCTGGGCGAACGCGTCATGGCACGTGACTTCGACCGTCAGGTCGCCGAACTGCAGGTGCGAGCTGCTGTGCTGAACCGCTTTACTCGACTGGGCAGGCCGGTTACGGTCCCAGTGTTATAA
- a CDS encoding IS110 family transposase, producing the protein MKLSACGIDLAKAVFQVHGVDLHGKPCLRRQLRRAELLTFFVNLEPCLIGMEACGSAHCWARKLSQMGHTVKLMAPQFVKPYVKTNKNDAADAEAICEAVTRPNMRFVAIKTEQQQALLAIHRARQGFVKARTAQANQIRGLLAEFGIVIPKGLCNLGPRLASLSDESAGQLPGSFCSLLQRLAENLKELDRQVQDLEKEIQLWHAQNEASRRLAEIPGIGPITASALVASIGDARCFKNGRQLAAWMGLVPRQHSSGGKQVLLGISKRGDGYLRALLIHGARAVLRHAEHKVETATSWLGHLLSRRNKNIAAVALANKNARRVWALLMHDGRRFRADYVPAGAGT; encoded by the coding sequence ATGAAGCTGAGTGCATGCGGCATTGATCTGGCAAAGGCGGTGTTTCAGGTACATGGCGTCGATCTTCATGGCAAGCCCTGCCTGCGCAGGCAGCTCAGGCGTGCGGAGCTGCTGACGTTTTTCGTGAACCTCGAGCCTTGCCTGATAGGTATGGAAGCCTGCGGTAGCGCCCATTGCTGGGCGCGCAAGCTGAGCCAGATGGGACATACCGTAAAGCTGATGGCGCCGCAGTTCGTGAAGCCCTACGTGAAGACAAACAAGAACGACGCGGCCGACGCCGAAGCCATCTGTGAAGCGGTCACCCGGCCCAATATGCGTTTCGTGGCGATCAAAACAGAGCAGCAGCAGGCGTTGCTGGCGATCCACCGCGCACGACAGGGATTCGTCAAGGCGAGGACCGCTCAGGCCAACCAGATCCGTGGCCTGCTGGCTGAATTCGGGATCGTCATTCCAAAGGGACTTTGCAATCTCGGTCCCAGGTTGGCATCGCTGTCTGATGAGTCGGCCGGACAGTTACCCGGCAGTTTCTGTAGTCTGCTGCAGCGGCTTGCCGAGAATCTGAAGGAGTTGGACCGCCAGGTTCAGGATTTGGAGAAAGAAATCCAACTCTGGCACGCGCAAAATGAAGCCAGTCGCCGACTGGCCGAGATTCCAGGAATTGGCCCGATTACCGCAAGCGCACTGGTCGCTTCGATTGGCGATGCGCGCTGCTTCAAGAATGGCCGGCAGCTGGCTGCCTGGATGGGATTGGTGCCCAGGCAGCACTCCAGCGGTGGCAAGCAGGTTTTACTGGGCATCAGCAAACGGGGCGATGGCTACCTGCGCGCGCTGCTGATCCATGGTGCGCGTGCCGTTCTTCGACACGCCGAACACAAGGTGGAGACTGCCACCAGTTGGCTCGGGCACTTGCTGTCGCGGCGAAACAAGAATATCGCAGCTGTCGCGCTGGCCAACAAGAACGCGCGCCGGGTATGGGCACTTCTCATGCACGACGGAAGGCGGTTCCGTGCGGATTACGTCCCCGCTGGGGCAGGCACGTAA
- a CDS encoding site-specific integrase — MRVITTINQILAAHAGTRVNGRVASRRTQTAAGEALRAMFTRLYELGYKLEDPTKLGERHIEALCKDWYKRNLAPKTMQGYLSQLRIFCGWVGKKGLVKSIEHYLPNVPPHELRVNNVADKSKSWAENGVDVVEKALEAKSLDSRFYLMILLQVAFGLRRMEVLQMVPWKVDKGNRFAVYQTKGGRPRDIDIVTEVQRELLDYVKSQCSKNARVGWMERIDGKPWKGDWKEASFNYSENRYDYLMARLGISRATTNCTGHGLRAQYAENAALIKGLIPPTLGGTPGQMDRDDMNVLRSQVSESLGHSRISITSPYYGSFGRAGELDAPGRAKENIIACLQAVKIEPTTTIPDSRVAHCFQLQAELAGIQVYDDPRKIEVLWAHHSRRHATDWLAPSEGMNLAALEAAAISIMRGRSGEKTGVSI, encoded by the coding sequence ATGCGCGTCATTACCACCATCAACCAGATCCTGGCTGCCCATGCCGGGACTCGCGTCAACGGCCGCGTGGCCAGCCGACGGACCCAAACAGCCGCAGGTGAGGCCCTACGTGCGATGTTCACCCGGCTGTACGAGCTCGGCTACAAGCTGGAGGATCCAACCAAACTCGGCGAGCGGCATATTGAAGCACTGTGCAAGGACTGGTACAAACGCAACCTGGCGCCGAAAACGATGCAGGGCTACCTGTCGCAACTGCGCATCTTCTGCGGTTGGGTCGGCAAAAAAGGCTTGGTGAAGAGTATTGAGCATTATCTGCCGAATGTTCCGCCGCACGAATTGCGCGTCAATAACGTTGCGGACAAGAGCAAAAGCTGGGCAGAGAATGGTGTTGACGTCGTCGAAAAAGCGCTGGAAGCAAAGTCGCTCGACAGTCGCTTTTACCTGATGATTTTGCTCCAAGTAGCCTTTGGCCTGCGACGAATGGAAGTTTTGCAAATGGTCCCTTGGAAAGTCGATAAGGGCAACAGATTCGCGGTCTACCAAACGAAGGGCGGTCGGCCGCGCGATATCGATATCGTCACGGAAGTCCAGCGTGAGTTATTGGATTATGTGAAATCGCAATGCTCGAAGAACGCACGTGTTGGCTGGATGGAGCGCATTGACGGAAAGCCGTGGAAGGGTGACTGGAAAGAGGCGTCGTTTAACTATTCCGAAAATCGCTATGATTATTTGATGGCTAGGCTCGGCATATCGAGAGCGACAACCAATTGCACTGGCCACGGTTTGCGTGCGCAATATGCTGAGAATGCAGCCCTTATAAAAGGGCTTATCCCGCCGACCTTGGGCGGAACACCTGGGCAAATGGACCGTGATGACATGAACGTTTTGCGCAGCCAAGTAAGCGAATCGCTCGGCCATTCCCGTATTTCCATTACCAGCCCGTATTACGGCAGCTTCGGCCGCGCTGGGGAGCTTGATGCGCCTGGCAGGGCCAAAGAAAATATTATCGCGTGCCTGCAAGCCGTGAAAATCGAGCCGACAACGACGATTCCTGACAGCCGCGTCGCCCACTGCTTCCAACTGCAGGCCGAGTTGGCAGGCATTCAAGTGTATGACGATCCGCGCAAAATCGAGGTGCTATGGGCCCATCATAGCCGGCGCCACGCAACCGACTGGCTGGCGCCGAGCGAGGGTATGAACTTGGCGGCCCTAGAAGCCGCGGCGATCTCAATCATGCGCGGCAGGAGCGGCGAGAAGACCGGCGTGAGCATTTGA